ATCTGGGCGGCCTGGTGGGTGGGTGTGACGAAGTTTATGTTGTGGCAGCCCTGGTTCTGAAGACCCAGCATCATGCGCGCCAACTCGTCGGTGGACACGTAGGCGCCTTGGCCGAGATGGCTTATGTCGTAGTTCTGGCAGAAGACGCACTTCAGGTTGCAGCGGGTCATGAATATGGTACCGCTGCCGGCAGAGCCGACAAGCGGCGGCTCCTCTCCAAAGTGCGGTTGGCAGCTCGACACCATCGGCAGGCTGCCCACGCCGCAGACGCCAAGCTCGCCCCCACCCCCTTCGGTCCTCCTCACCCCGCAGCGCCTCGGGCAGATCGCGCATTCTTCCATCATGTCGGAGAGGGCCAAAACCCTCTCCTGGAGTTCACCCCGCTCGTAGAGCTTTATGTAGGACGGTCGGAAAGATGCCATATGGAAGGTTTATCGAAACAGTCGGGACATCTCTTTTAACATACCGGGTGCTCGCCCCTTGTGAGCTCTCCGGTGAACCGTTCCATCTCCGAGAGGGACTCGTCGACTATGGAGGCAACCTGCCTCCTTACGGTCCTGCGGTTCAACCCTTTTCCGGGGACTATCTCTACGGAGACGCATTTCGGCCTGTCTATGGGGTCCCCTATCCGGCTAAGGAACCAGACGTAGACTTCTTCGGTGCCCTCCACCCGGCTGTGAATCTCAGCGGCCAGACGGTGGGAAAGGACGTTATAGATCTTCCCGACGTGGCTTACCGGATTCTTGCCGGCCGCGGCCTCGGTCCCCATCGGGCGGTTAAGGGATATGACGCCGTTAACGCGGTTGCCCCTGCCGACCTGGCCGGAGTCGGCGTCCTCGGCCGAGGTGCCGAGTAGCGAGAGATATACGCCGTCCAAACCCCTCTTCGGCCTGTCGAGGTTGTTATAGTTGAACGTGACTTTCCTGAACTTAAAGCCCAAAGAGAACTCCTTTAGCGCGCTTAGCACCGTCTTCTTCCTTCGGAAGTACTCTTTCTCGCTCTTTATGAGCCGGGCCATGAGGGGCATTGCCACGGTGAGGTCGAGTTCTTGACCTTTCCGGAACCCCATTACCTTCACGTCTTCTCCCGTATCCGGGAACTCGGCCTTGAAAGAAG
The sequence above is a segment of the Thermodesulfobacteriota bacterium genome. Coding sequences within it:
- a CDS encoding methionine adenosyltransferase translates to MHAKNFSIEISSNTPTRKQPVEIVERKGTGHPDYICDAVMEEISVALSREYVRRFGEVLHHNIDKGLLVAGQVEKAFGRGRVLKPMELIVGDRAASGVGRKKMPVADIARETAKRWFGENLRGVDPGKRHLDVRVVLQPGSAELAGIFERKGKVRVANDTSAAVGYAPFTPTERAVFDTERFLNSTSFKAEFPDTGEDVKVMGFRKGQELDLTVAMPLMARLIKSEKEYFRRKKTVLSALKEFSLGFKFRKVTFNYNNLDRPKRGLDGVYLSLLGTSAEDADSGQVGRGNRVNGVISLNRPMGTEAAAGKNPVSHVGKIYNVLSHRLAAEIHSRVEGTEEVYVWFLSRIGDPIDRPKCVSVEIVPGKGLNRRTVRRQVASIVDESLSEMERFTGELTRGEHPVC